Proteins from one Plasmodium gaboni strain SY75 chromosome 4, whole genome shotgun sequence genomic window:
- a CDS encoding surface-associated interspersed protein 4.1 (SURFIN 4.1) (part of same gene as PGSY75_0402200B~gap found within coding sequence) translates to MHFVLEFENSPNNLNYNAIATERFRNVFEVYVEDKIEELDKKSSEKLNKECRHFNYFIDDIKEEFLTTSLISLPTELRKKLWDSEVDKKLPDLMARSTHDKCLRTEHNFDKNYREIIKILEDYCEDRTTKLRDLEAIKYVEKDCINFNTWVNSWDYEIKSKMDKLDLQKIKQYLEKSKFKCNIDDLDNLDKFFSHVHPRDMKGSEEDPRNSQEGEENKDEYKNFNSTKEEGDENVDRKNIPSRETHQPTPVVEEDHHVRTFTTIVSNDKGNNNIDNEVSTTDERSNSGEKNKDVDLPTPELKIPKVREPNGEKKSENAKGSNKGTHEERKLTHVTSRKTESEINKYAPPNHKYTIFECNDLDCTSLKAKDVISTNEGYSVIDSVEFVDKGDGGNEDRNTYCFEDECKLVNVIQEHVDEISQRKEKREKGKDGDRKKGKESAVKSSPNGAVSPSYVITQHKREDIERESYYVREKTVEEEAATCPEGEENCIDPMKQIFIIEGDTVRSMGISDVPEMQAVTNKDSHGSIYEVPSSVGEHIEDKVSLFDFTIEPVRHTSEENYGFVHEEPVTEDPNLLHGEQLITPTGEVYRSVPDHNEIGLSGSPILHGQFSTKYPLNTLTTLEGESNKLSTIKSFMSIIGNFFDTINSSTITGKNVKPNLEIDETATIPASTYTSSPMSLDIQTATQETVMGMLENANSYPSFAQTKQEDSSSNTGSPSRSFSLNSQMVPITLKTNVGGKYVVIGGDKGHVPKGIERYITSVPVALAIFGVLFVFILFNKINPFGTFSSKRKKRKVRRRRYDEKILKRKGEKCFENLMQDSNGWIDKGRHDILPKRLYNIEKKERKMYKVLDEKEYQFIDEVLNKEDIKNVNEKKIINGDVKKDNEIINLIELHLDAIEESNNDEWEEYKSEFLEVCIEEFFKDRKIDRQDKMMEEKYKYKYNSNNIDILKKKEFMWNKWIEQNRYFMNNWKDEEWFHNIKYKWEKEIEEYFKLEKYDKNLLEHFEKNKGNNKHFMIEILKIIWKRWIEKNVKNINKSVTDEWINKLVIEYKNDYIDLKKDYIRLIKDIYNIPLDNKHNNYYYNIEYINSENLIKIMFIQIYMSVLEEYKKEQLNKNVNTFLDICLDDIKDKQLKNDETNNMIKLIDEIKKNKYNLKRSKEKEIMNQFKNELFFKNIMCDWKNCEDNFINDHFIEDNINIYAIKKDIPLKHWNHIYHKWLHEVKKGGDIIVSFKGKEKEKEQNVIDESLLNIKKKRNKWKTIIEIYMEVMDECKRDEWEESRGDFLQICLEEFIK, encoded by the exons atgCATTTTGTGCTTGAATTTGAGAATTCACCTAATAATCTTAATTATAATGCCATTGCAACTGAAAGGTTTAGAAACGTTTTTGAGGTTTACGTTGAAGATAAAATAGAAGAATTAGATAAAAAATCATCCGAAAAACTTAATAAAGAATGTCGacattttaattattttattgatgatataaaagaagaattCCTTACGACTTCATTGATAAGTCTTCCTACAgaattaagaaaaaaattatggGATAGTGAAgttgataaaaaattacCAGATTTAATGGCTAGAAGTACACATGATAAATGTCTAAGAACAGAACATAATTTTGATAAAAACTATAGGGAgattattaaaatattagaaGATTATTGTGAAGATAGAACTACTAAATTGAGAGATTTAGAAGctataaaatatgtagAAAAGGATTGcattaattttaatacCTGGGTAAATAGTTGGGACTATGAAATAAAAAGCAAAATGGATAAATTAGAtcttcaaaaaataaaacaatatttGGAAAAATCAAAGTTCAAATGTAATATAGATGATTTAGATAATTTagataaatttttttcGCATGTACATCCAAGAGATATGAAGGGAAGTGAAGAGGATCCAAGAAATTCTCAGGAAGGAGAAGAGAATAAagatgaatataaaaattttaatagTACAAAAGAGGAAGGTGATGAGAATGTTGATAGGAAAAATATCCCTTCCAGAGAAACGCATCAACCTACACCGGTTGTTGAAGAGGATCATCACGTTAGAACATTTACTACAATTGTAAGTAATGATAAaggtaataataatatagataatgAGGTTTCTACTACTGATGAAAGATCGAATTCAGgtgaaaaaaataaagatgtGGATCTACCTACACCTGAGTTAAAAATACCTAAAGTTAGAGAACCTAATGGAGAGAAAAAATCTGAAAATGCAAAAGGTAGTAATAAAGGAACACATGAAGAACGAAAATTAACACATGTTACTTCTAGAAAGACAGAGTcagaaataaataaatacgCTCCTCCTAATCACAAATATACTATATTTGAATGCAATGATTTAGATTGTACATCTCTTAAAGCTAAAGATGTTATATCTACAAATGAAGGTTATAGTGTAATTGATAGTGTTGAATTTGTAGATAAAGGAGATGGAGGTAATGAAGATCGTAATACTTACTGTTTTGAAGATGAATGTAAATTGGTTAATGTTATTCAGGAGCATGTTGATGAAATATCTCAAAGAAAGgaaaaaagagaaaaagGGAAAGATGGGGATAGAAAAAAGGGTAAGGAATCAGCTGTTAAAAGTTCCCCTAATGGTGCAGTTTCTCCTTCTTATGTAATAACTCAACATAAAAGAGAAGATATAGAAAGGGAATCATATTATGTAAGAGAAAAAACTGTAGAGGAAGAAGCTGCAACTTGCCCAGAAGGAGAAGAAAATTGCATTGATCCTATGaaacaaatatttatcataGAAGGTGATACTGTAAGAAGTATGGGAATTAGTGATGTGCCAGAAATGCAAGCTGTGACTAACAAAGATAGCCATGGATCCATTTATGAAGTTCCTTCATCTGTTGGTGAACATATTGAAGATAAAGTATCATTATTTGATTTTACTATTGAGCCCGTTAGACATACATCTGAGGAGAACTATGGATTTGTTCATGAAGAACCAGTTACAGAAGATCCTAATTTATTACATGGTGAACAACTTATAACACCTACTGGAGAAGTTTATAGATCTGTACCCGATCATAATGAAATTGGCCTTTCTGGTAGTCCAATACTACATGGACAATTTTCAACAAAGTATCCATTAAATACTCTGACTACATTAGAAGGTGAATCTAACAAACTATCTACTATTAAATCATTTATGTCTATAATTGgaaatttttttgataCTATAAATAGTTCTACAATAACTGGAAAAAATGTTAAACCAAATTTGGAAATTGATGAAACTGCAACTATTCCTGCAAGTACATATACTTCGAGTCCAATGTCTTTAGATATTCAAACAGCTACCCAAGAAACAGTGATGGGAATGTTAGAGAATGCAAATTCTTACCCATCATTTGCACAAACGAAACAAGAAGATTCTTCATCTAATACTGGATCACCTTCACGTTCCTTCAGCCTTAACTCCCAAATGGTTCCCATTACATTAAAAACAAACGTTGGAGGAAAATATGTTGTGATAGGAGGAGATAAAGGACATGTTCCCAAAGGAATTGAACGTTATATAACTTCCGTCCCAGTAGCATTAGCAATTTTTGGAGTTCTTTTcgtttttatattatttaacaaa aTTAATCCTTTTGGAACATTTTCTTccaaaagaaaaaaaaggaaagTCAGACGAAGAAGGTATGATgagaaaatattaaaaaggaAAGGAGAAAAATGTTTTGAAAATTTAATGCAGGATTCAAATGGATGGATTGATAAAGGAAGACATGATATATTACCAAAGAggttatataatattgaaaaaaagGAAAGAAAGATGTACAAAGTGTTAGATGAAAAGGAATATCAATTTATAGATGAAGTTTTGAATaaagaagatataaaaaatgtgaatgaaaagaaaataataaatggAGATGTAAAGAAAGATAACgaaataataaatcttATAGAATTACATTTGGATGCAATAGAAGAAAGTAATAATGATGAATGGGAAGAATATAAAAGCGAATTTTTAGAAGTATGTATTGaagaattttttaaagaCAGAAAAATTGATAGACAAGATAAAATGATggaagaaaaatataaatataaatataattcaaataatattgatatattGAAGAAAAAGGAATTCATGTGGAATAAATGGATAGAACAAAATAgatattttatgaataattGGAAAGATGAAGAATGgtttcataatataaaatataaatgggaaaaagaaatagaagaatatttcaaattagaaaaatatgataagaatttattagaacattttgaaaaaaataaaggaaataataaacattttatgatagaaatattaaaaattatatggAAAAGGTGgatagaaaaaaatgtaaaaaatataaataaatctGTTACAGATGAGTGGATCAATAAATTGGTAatagaatataaaaatgattatattgATCTGAAGAAAGATTATATACgtttaataaaagatatatataatattccCTTGGATAATAAgcataataattattattataatatagaatatataaatagtGAGAActtgataaaaataatgttcatacaaatatatatgtcagttttagaagaatataaaaaggaacaacttaataaaaatgtaaacACATTTTTGGATATATGTTTGgatgatataaaagataaacAATTAAAGAATGATGAAACgaataatatgataaaattaatagatgaaataaaaaaaaataaatataactTGAAAAGGAgtaaagaaaaagaaattatgaatcaatttaaaaatgaactattttttaaaaatattatgtgtGACTGGAAAAATTGTGAagataattttataaatgatCATTTTATtgaagataatattaatatatatgcaaTTAAAAAGGATATACCCCTAAAACATTGGAATCACATATATCATAAATGGTTACATGAGGTGAAAAAAGGGGGTGATATTATTGTATCATTCAAAGGTAAAGAGAAAGAAAAGGAACAAAATGTTATAGATGaatcattattaaatataaaaaaaaaaagaaacaaatGGAAAACCATcatagaaatatatatggaaGTGATGGATGAATGTAAAAGGGATGAATGGGAAGAAAGTCGAGGAGATTTTTTACAAATCTGTTTAGAAGAATTTATTAAG
- a CDS encoding surface-associated interspersed protein 4.1 (SURFIN 4.1) (part of same gene as PGSY75_0402200A~gap found within coding sequence): protein MEKKKLITKLFIEIHMMVIEDSKEEECFMNKENFVNTYINELKKNENSEQNKYMINILKDIQNDIQLGHHHKNVNEWKNEKWFDNLKKEWKEGECKKNFVYIEKENFDQTQINIIDNYILEIQKAILKNYWEDMQIKWIDDDNKTDWLKIAINLNDYDNNECRKNIKFEKNKKKNNFLEEIEMIRKINKKVQSKDTEKNLLFKTVIEIHMKVIEEDKKQEWEKNKGDFLEICMQEFQSENQNTHNENNTLVNDYMVQENYMIKRKNVIWNKCIERNRYILEKWKKEKWFEDLKNEWKNEQNKYINTREVYSNIKDENNVKQINPLIESEKYLWKKWLRNQKVLLEKYNEEFWFKKLVQDYEKEFENCDNVDDDDHMSAQRQGKYLDDLIALNKTYDESLLKCQKKKLITKMWIEIHMIILEECKKEEVQLNKELFLDSCINELSKEKESKAKCKMLEIVLDLKDKHVLINKNLEMNKKNRKNSNNLFENIKCEMKKNENNYIYEMMFKNDMNKSGKMLENDCIIEDNFKNNMNNLGNVNKKCILEMEKNISMRHWENIKKNWINGKEKEKNIGRIECIESNENIGSIEYIENIQKIDEMLEEKYKRFNIEPYEQNNYEKKSKIFDRSNFQSNKTINQLIDNERGKNKKKSYNENEEIWYNGLTLEEIYKNSYTRNSIEYIPYIDEEEYSSLDEFDKHLYNKRKK from the coding sequence CATGGAAAAGAAAAAGCTCataacaaaattatttattgaaATACATATGATGGTAATTGAAGATTCTAAGGAGGAAGAATGTTTTATgaataaagaaaattttgttaatacatatataaatgagttgaaaaaaaatgaaaattctgaacagaataaatatatgataaatatattaaaggATATACAAAATGATATACAATTAGGGCATCACCACAAAAATGTCAATGAATggaaaaatgaaaaatggtttgataatttaaaaaaagaatgGAAAGAAGGTGAATGCAAAAAAAACTTTGtttatatagaaaaagaaaattttgATCAGACacaaattaatataattgataattatatattagaaaTTCAAAAGGctatattaaaaaattactGGGAAGATATGCAAATAAAATGGATAGATGACGATAATAAAACAGATTGGTTAAAAATAGCAATAAATTTGAATGACTATGACAATAATGAATgtagaaaaaatataaaatttgaaaaaaataaaaaaaaaaataatttccTAGAAGAAATTGAAATGATTCgaaaaattaataaaaaggtACAATCCAAAGATACTGAAAAGAATCTCTTGTTTAAAACTGTCATTGAAATACATATGAAAGTAATAGAAGAAGATAAAAAACAAGAATgggaaaaaaataaaggaGATTTTTTAGAAATTTGTATGCAAGAATTTCAAAGTGAAAATCAAAACACTCATAATGAAAACAACACTTTGGTAAATGATTATATGGTAcaagaaaattatatgataaaacgaaaaaatgtaatttggaataaatgtatagaaagaaatagatatatacttgaaaaatggaaaaaagaaaaatggTTTGAAGATTTAAAGAATGAATGgaaaaatgaacaaaataaatatataaatacacGTGAAGtatattcaaatattaaagatgaaaataatgtaaaACAAATAAACCCTTTAATAGAAAgtgaaaaatatttgtgGAAAAAATGGTTAAGAAATCAAAAGGTATTGTTAGAGaaatataatgaagaaTTTTGGTTCAAAAAATTAGTTCAGGATTATGAAAAAGAATTCGAAAATTGTGATAATGTTGATGATGATGACCATATGAGTGCACAAAGACAAGGAAAATATCTAGATGATTTAATTGctttaaataaaacatatgATGAGTCGTTATTAAAATgccaaaaaaaaaaattaataacaaaaatgTGGATAGAGATAcatatgattatattaGAAGAATGTAAAAAGGAGGAAGTTCAATTGAACAAGGAGTTGTTTTTGGATTCTTgtataaatgaattaagCAAGGAAAAAGAATCCAAAGCAAAATGTAAAATGTTGGAAATTGTATTAGATTTGAAAGACAAACatgtattaataaataaaaatttggaaatgaataaaaagaacagaaaaaatagtaataatttgtttgaaaatattaaatgcgaaatgaaaaaaaatgaaaataattacatatatgAAATGATGTTCAAAAATGACATGAACAAGTCAGGGAAAATGCTCGAAAATGATTGTATAATTGAAGATAATTTtaagaataatatgaacaattTAGGcaatgtaaataaaaaatgcATTCTAGAAATGGAGAAGAATATATCCATGAGGCATTGggaaaatattaaaaaaaattggataaatggaaaagaaaaagagaaaaatattGGGAGAATTGAATGTATTGAAAGTAATGAAAATATTGGAAGCATTgaatatattgaaaatatcCAAAAGATTGATGAAATGctagaagaaaaatataagcGTTTCAATATAGAACCTTATGAACAAAACAATTATGAgaaaaaaagtaaaatattTGACAGATCAAATTTTCAGAGTAATAAAACTATAAACCAATTGATAGATAATGAAAGgggaaaaaataaaaagaagagttacaatgaaaatgaagaaatatGGTATAACGGATTAACATTAGAAgagatatataaaaattcGTATACAAGAAACTCAATAGAATACATTCCATATATTGACGAAGAGGAATATAGTTCATTGGATGAATTTGataaacatttatataataaaagaaaaaaataa
- a CDS encoding exported protein (PHISTb) translates to MGKPFSFKSLLCKRYAASMLGLVYVIVLSVGIFHQGDSCSFNSEFNNRWSRKLYHEGSLLESERVEEHGKLYKLTDVVNNRESLLFKKTTKEEPENRHNDIFKSYKTLFNNVRKYEENNFSDKSGSMFFNERDRQIDKNIELLKSDNNNNNNIKERMKNIWLDVIRNERMKYDNLRISIYKFYNDLKRVNKVPKSFCEEKWQECNEIISIGGQNMETYIDNIFYDWIDNNNLNINEFKMIVDANRFAWKKLNENVKKSCEGILNKTFEAKLKGKELRSKFIVDMYKQLFDNAIKRSVLKNKGLNRKLNGAHYIDSIRNAPFIDIDASDDLNEEIEYHHFKRNDKYNEEEEEEDDDEEEDEEDEEDEEEDVINYIDNVDDLESEQEYNEKNEDKMNTIYNKSILETEQKNFNYLKMNLLNLKKLFDDLDVTFSDIQLDFSDIDNTFSDINVDLTDLQNDFSKLPIDFNDLPMTFNDLSMNFNDLPMNFNDLPMNFNDLPINFNDVSTNFNDLPIDFTNLNIDYSGLEVDYINPGVNINKENIQHEEPDINDSNNDLYYSDVDYEGTEPEAHISEMESVMSTLDDEE, encoded by the exons atgggaaaaccattttcatttaaatcTTTATTGTGTAAACGTTATGCTGCCTCCATGCTAGGGCTTGTATATGTTATTGTATTG AGTGTTGGCATATTTCATCAAGGGGATTCGTGTTCCTTTAATTCCGAATTTAATAATAGGTGGTcaagaaaattatatcatGAAGGAAGCTTACTAGAATCTGAACGAGTAGAAGAACATGgcaaattatataaactaACCGATGTGGTTAATAATAGGGAAAGTCTTTTATTTAAGAAAACAACAAAAGAAGAACCAGAGAATAGACataatgatatttttaaaagttATAAAACATTGTTTAATAATGTGagaaaatatgaagaaaataatttttctgATAAAAGTGGTTCTATGTTTTTTAATGAGAGAGATAGACAaatagataaaaatattgagttattaaaaagtgataataataataataataatataaaggaaagaatgaaaaatatatggtTAGACGTTATCAGAAATGAAAGAATGAAATATGATAATCTAAGaatttctatatataaattttataatgatTTAAAAAGAGTTAATAAAGTACCTAAGTCATTTTGTGAAGAGAAGTGGCAAGAATGTAATGAAATAATTTCAATAGGAGGACAAAATATGGAAACttatatagataatattttttatgattggattgataataataatttaaatattaacGAATTTAAAATGATAGTTGATGCAAATAGATTTGCATGGAAAAAACtaaatgaaaatgtaaaaaaatcATGTGAAGgtatattaaataaaacCTTTGAAGCTAAATTAAAAGGAAAAGAATTACGTAGTAAATTTATTGTTGATATGTATAAACAATTATTTGATAATGCTATTAAAAGATCTGTactaaaaaataaaggatTGAACAGAAAACTCAATGGTGCACATTATATAGATAGCATAAGGAATGCACCATTTATAGATATAGATGCATCTGATGatttaaatgaagaaatagaatatcatcattttaAGAGAAATGATAAGtataatgaagaagaagaagaagaagatgacgatgaagaagaagacgaagaagatgaagaagatgaaGAAGAGGATGTTATAAATTATATCGATAATGTAGATGATTTGGAATCTGAACAAgaatataatgaaaagaatGAAGACAAAATGaatactatatataataaatctATATTGGAAACAGAACAAAAAAACTTTAActatttaaaaatgaatttattAAACTTGAAAAAACTTTTTGACGATTTAGATGTAACGTTTAGTGATATACAGTTGGATTTCTCAGATATAGATAATACATTTTCAGACATAAATGTGGATCTTACAGATTTACAAAACGATTTTTCAAAATTACCAATTGATTTTAATGATTTACCTATGACTTTTAATGATTTATCTATGAATTTTAATGATTTGCCTATGAATTTTAATGATTTGCCTATGAATTTTAATGACTTGCctataaattttaatgaCGTATCTACGAATTTTAATGATTTACCAATTGACTTTACAAACTTAAATATAGACTATAGTGGATTAGAAGTAGATTATATTAATCCAGgtgtaaatataaataaggAAAATATACAACACGAAGAACCAGATATTAATGATTCAaataatgatttatattatagTGATGTAGATTATGAAGGAACAGAACCTGAAGCGCATATATCCGAAATGGAAAGTGTTATGTCAACTTTGGATGATGAggaataa